The genomic stretch TGTCATAAACATCACCGTAAACTTCGCCATCAAGAGCGGTGAAGAAGTTTACATAAGACATATCGTCAGATCCGTTGCCATAGTAGCTGTAGTGAGGATCTTCAGTTACATCGATACGCTGACCATTGTCAGAGTAGAAAGTACAACCAGGAGTCGGAACTGTAGTTGTACAAACGTCCCCATAAACAGTTTCATAGGGATAATAAACGATAGGAGCAGAGCTCCCGCCGCCGCCACCGCCGCCGCAACCGGACAGCAGAGCGATTCCAAGCGCACCACAAGCAGTGATCGCGATGGACTTAAAGGTATCTTTGAAAGCCATGTTACCCTCCAAGAGTAGAGATGAGTGTTTGTTGTAATTGAGACCTACATAATTTCGACCTTCCTTCACACACAAAGGAAGGCACTTGGTTTGGGTGAAGTCATAGCCGCAGTTCGGCACAGGGCGCAATTTGATTAATTTCAATGATGTAATGGGGATAGGGCGAATGAAAAATATAAAACTATGGTCGACCGGTCTGCACGTGAGCTAAGTGCTTGAGAATCCATCGAAGCTGCCACTTTGGGCACATTTCCGCACATTCTGAACCAAATCTAGCATGAAAACTTTTCTGTACTGAGTGACCAACAAAAAACGGCTCACCAAGGGTGAGCCGTTTATATTAGGAGACGGTCGATGCTAAACAGCCGGATTACTTAGAAATCAAGCGGAACGCGAATCAGACTGTCTTTGCAATAATAGTCCAAATAAATCCGCCCCTCAGAACCGGCCCAAAGTGGTAGGTCCAGAGGAACACAGCCGCGCTGGGATTGAAGTCTCAGCTTTGCGGGCGCAACCAACTCGACGAGGTTCCCTTTGGTGTCGTAGTAGGGAACCAAAAAGCGGACGCCGCGGCTGAAGCCCGAGCCTTCGGTTGTAAACAGGCTGGGCAAATAACTCTTACGAAATCGATCGCGAACTAGAAATGGCACGTTTGAGTTGGACGTAAAATAGTCGGGATAGAAGGTGTAGCGGTTGAGGCTCGTCCAGGTTGCCTGGTCGCGGGTCAAATCGTGAAATTGAATCTCGGTATTGGTCAATACGAAGGCCGACAAGCCCGACTTGCCATAGTAGGCATATCGAGCCCACAGGGCCGCGTCGACCTCACCGCGAAGAGCGGCAATATCATGATCCATGAAAGAGGTTTCACTGCGAATGAGAGCAGAAATCCTAGTTTCTTTGAGGTTTCCAGGGCCGAACCAAAAGGTTCCAGCATAGAGGTCGTCGCCAATGTCAGTAGAAAAGATCGAGTCCACTCTGGTATCTAAGAGGTTACGATAGTTGAGGCCTTTCTCAAAGAAGTTCAGCTTTTTAAAGTCCTTGATTTCGCCATCTACGACATTGGCAATAGCAAAATCGACGATGTAGGACTGCGCATTTTCTTTCCCTCGGGGTTTGGCCATGAGGACCGGCACCCGGCCGGCGAGCGTGTCACCCATTTTGGGCGCAAGAGTGTCCACGATATTATATTCCTCGTGCTCGCCAACAGTTTGCAATTTGTCCTCGTTGTCCAAATAATAGAAGCGAATCTCGCCAGCCTCATCCTTGTCAGGGTTCTCCCACAGCTCTCTCAGGCCCCACTTCTTGTTAGGGTCCTTACCCCAACCAAGCCAGCTCGGAACCTTGCGGTTACCCATTTTCATCCACTGCATTTGAGTAGTGGGATTATTGGGGAACTGGGCAATCTCTGAATCGTACTCTGTCCGCTTGATTAATTTCATGTTGCGGTCAAAGTACATGATAGTCACTGGTGAAGCCTTGGGAGGGTTTAGCCGATCTCGGATATCCATAATGGAGATGACGTACTCACTTTGGCCATCAAAATCCACGTCGACTCGAGAGGTGTCATCATAATAGATGCCCTCAATGGGAGAAGCATCGACGACCGCCTTGCTCGTCACCGAATATGGATCTTTCTTGGGATCGCGGCGTCCACCCTGACTGAAAAGATTGAAGGTCCACTTTTCCTTGGTGTACTGAAACAAAATGTAGTCCACAAACTGCGGGTGTTGATCATAGTAGTGAGCGATCGGCAGGCGATCAAAACTTCCATCTGGTACGTTTTCGATTGGAATTTGTATCATGCCGGGCAGGGGCTTGACGGGATCCACCAGAACGATAATCTCGGCGCCAACCTGAAAGGTTCTGTGGTGATGTCCACCGATGGACACTTGAACCTCCAAATCAATTTCACTGGGGATTCGGCTGTCCTTCGCCTGGTCAGTATCGTCAATTTCGAAGGCCACTTTGTATTCGCGGGTCGCAGCTTCAATTGAGCTTTCAGCTCCGTACCAGGTGCCCCCAGACTTGCTGGCTCGCACAGAAGTAATTCGTGGACGAACAGCCGTAGGCCCAGAGGAAACCGGCTTCACCTCTACATCAACTTTGGCCGTGGTAGCCTTCCAAAAATTTCGTAGGTTGATCGGAATTTCAAAGCGTTTTGCCCTGCGGTCCCAGTAGATGGCCACCTTCTCCTTGGTCGCCGGCAAAATCAAAGGCTGGGGCTTGGCGTTCAGGGCTCCCAAGAAATCCACATTTCCTGAAAGAGTCCACTTTTTATAAAGCGCCTGGCGATAGGGGTTGCTCTCACGCGGCCCTGAATCGTGGTGAGGCATGCCGCCAACTAGTTTCAGTGGATTGCGGTGGGGTCTAACTCCCGAAATCAACCGCGGGTAAACATCCTTGGATGTTATGCCCGGGCGGGACAAGAGTTCAGCGGCCATGCAGGCCACAAGTGGTGCCGCCTGAGAAGTTCCATGAAGAAACTCATAGCCCCAGTCCTGGCGAAAGCGAATGGGCCTTTTGGCCATTGGCCAGGTGCTGAGAATATTTAAACCAGGGGCCGCCATGTCCACGCCAATACCGTAGTTGGAAAAGTGAGAAATCGCCCCATCCGGTCCATGGGCGGCCACGCAGATCACACCGGGGTAAGAACAGGGGCGAAGAAGTGCTTGTGTGGAATCATTACCAGCCGCTGCAATAATAAGAATCCCTCTCTTTTGAGCTTCCGCCACAACCTCACGCATAAATTCGGAGTCGCGGTTTTGTGGCCAACCTAAAGAGAAGTTGACGATTTGTGCACCAGCATGAATGGCATATATCAAACCGCGGGCCACCATATCGCCCAATACGCGGACCGGACGTCTTGTTTGTCCAGGTTCTTTTTCGTTGGGAGAGATACCAAAAGACAAGGGCTTAATTGGCTCAAGTGGAGCCTCAGTCAACACTTGCACAGGAATGATTTCGGCACTGTCGGAACACGAAGAAATACCCACGCCGTTTTTGTTGTCTGCAGCGATAAGGCCCGCTACGTGTGTTCCGTGTCCCTTGACGTCATCAAAATCGGGCTTGCCGATAATGCCGGCGAAGTTGACGTTTCCAACAACGCTCCAGCCATAGCAGTCAAGAGGGTAGCCATTTTTGTCCTGGTCAACTAATGGGTTTTTTAGGTCAAACCAAGTCTTTTCACAAAAGGATCGGCGGGCGTTTCGGCAGAGCTTCGCTTTGCGGTCATCACAAAAGGTCCGATCCGCAGTCCCGTCCTTACATTCCGGAATGTCCACCTCAGGACATTTGACGGACTCATCTTCTGTTTCAAGACACTTTTCAAACTCCGCCAAGGCTTTACATTCGCTCGGGCGCCGAACTGTGCGACTGTGAAGATCAGGATGAGTGGGGTCAATTCCGGTATCCAAAATAGCGACGCGGACTTTTTTACGTCCGTCTGACTTCTGACCGATATTTATATCCTCTTTCGACACAGAAGGTTTAACAGCGGGGACCTTTTGTGCAGTCATGAAATCGAGTTCTAGGTTTTGTGCCTCGCCCCGGTTATCAAGCGCCCACTGCAGGTGCTCAAATGGTTCAGCTGAGGCGAGCTCACCTCTGAGGTCGTTAAAATCGAGGATAAAAGGCAGTCCTTCGCGGGCTATGTCCAGCTTTAGTGATTTCAGGGTCGCTTCATCCTTAAATGTCAAAATGCGAACGCCGAGAAAGCGATCCATCTTGATCTTTTTCATGATCATCAGTTCACCGGACGAAAACATGGGCTGGCTGGTAAGAACCCGGCGGTCTAAGAGTACGCGATTCCACAGTGCTTTGGGTGGGTTTTGTGCCCCCTGCTTTGGGAATAGGGTGGCCAACACCTCTGCTTGTGCAGAGGCTCCAAGGGCGGTCATCAAGGCGACAATCAAAATATTTAGAGTTTTCATCGGAAACTCCCTTGAGTTCTTTGCAGCTCCATTGGCGTGATACCCGTCTTTTTGGAATAGAGATCAATGATTCCATTGGCCGTTTCAAAGTCCTTGACGGGGTCTCCTGATGAGTTGGAGAAGAACTCCAGGTCGCCATCCTCGTCACCAGTGCGGAATCCATTCACGCGAATGAAAAAGATATAGTTATCTTTGCCAATAAACTCCAACAGATAGGGGAGTGGAACCTGGTCATTGAGTACCCACATGACCTCGGTGGTCCACTCGGTCTGACGTTGACGGTCGTCGGCCGGGTATTGGCGCTTAAGATTGATCAGTCGACTCATCCAGCCGGTCAAGCACCCATAACGAGTGCGGTACATCATCGTATTGGGTGAAGTTTCGGTGCCACCCGACTCGTTGTTATTGTTCTTATTAAACTTCTCGTCCCACTCTTCTCGGCAACGTTTCACGTACTGGGACTCGCCAAGGCTTTGGCTACCCCGACCAATTAGGGTGACGACGTCATCATAAAGTGACTTGTCTGAGGGAAGATACTTACCCTGGAAAGGGTCTGAAAAGGTGCCCACTCCTTGGGTGAGACCAGCGCCAAATCTCTCAATGGGGTTCATGTTGCGGTCATTGATCTTACTCAATCGGTCCGCATCTTTGTCCATAGCTTCCATATCAGGTTGAAGCATTAAATCGCGAATGCGATTCATACCATCTTCAGTGACCGACAAGTTGGCCGTGATTCGATAGAAATCCACGGACTCCACGTTTACAAAAGCTTCAGGTTCGATGATTCGATGAGAGCCGAGATTGGTGTCCTTAAACTTCTCGGTGATCTCTTCCAACAGGCTTAGAAATTTTTTGCGCTTCATCTTCCAGCCGCCCCATACCTCCTGAACAAGGCTGACGCTTGGGAAGATTTCACCATTCTTGGTGAGATCCGACTCCGTCGTCACTACCTTCCAGTGGGCTTTTCCAAAAGGTGAATCAGCTGGATTGGTGCTTTTCGGCCGAGATAAGACGCCAATCTTCTTAAAGAATCCATCAATAACGTCTGAAAAGAAGCCAATGATGTCCCGGCCAAGCAGGCGACCCTTCTTAAAGGAAAATATGGTGACCTCTTCGTCTTCGGGTTTGAGGTCCGGATAGTCCGGGTGAGCGGGGTACCTGATTTTGAGCAGATGCCCTTCATCCATATTAATGAATTTTTCTGTCAGAATCTTGACCTGAAGCTCATTGGTTTCCAAATGGTGGTCAATTTCAAAACGACGGTCTTTAAAGAAGGCATGAAACAGTTCAGGGTCATTTTCCCGGAACAATCCGCGCAAAGCGCCTTTAAGATTTTTGCCCCGTTCAATGACCTCGGCTCCGTTTTTGTCATTGGGATCGACAAACTGCGCGGTTTCAGCATTGTAGTCGATCAAATAGGCCTGGGAGCGAATGTCTGTGTCTTTGGTCTCAGCACGAATACGCAGCAGATTAAGCCAGTAGTTGATATCAAATTGAGCACCGAAGGAAGTGGTATCAGAGGTTCTGACAAAAACCTGGATTCCCTTGGTTGTGCGTACAATGGAGGTCTGCTTAAGAACAAAAGCCTTAGCTGTATCCAAACCAAAGCTGACGGAGTTCATAAAACCGAGGGGGCTAAAGCCCATGAGAATATCCAGGGGACTGGAGACATTCACGTACCCCCCCACCACAAGGGAATCAGTAATGGTGAAAACCTCTCCATCCTTGAGCTCAGTCATAAACTTATGAAGGGGTTGGCGGCACTTGGCCTGATCCTCGTCTGGAAGCTCATTGATAGAAACCTTCTTTTCTTTGGCGAGTCTTTCCAGCTCTTCGTTACATTTTTTGGGATCAAAATCCTCAACCTCAAGCATGGCCCCGAGGGTCTGCATGAACCCAGGAATGAACAATTTGGTCCACTCATACTTAGTTGCCTGTTTTACGGATTCAATCGGACGCACATGGTTGTAGGTTCGGTTATAACTCAGGTTTCCGCCAAGAGTTGGAATGAGGCCTGCAAACTTAGGACTAATGGTCACCATTCCATCAATAGCGCGGAAGTAACCGACCGTGCCACCGACATTCACTGTGTCTACTAACTGAATAGGTGCATGGCTGTCATAGTAGGTTCCTGTGGTCACGTGTCGACTGGCGCCCACATTAAAGTTGGCTATCGGCCCGCCCCAGGATTCAATTTCTTGCTCAAGGGGCTCCATCGGTCGGGTGCGAATGTGATTAATAATTCGCTCGTAGATCTCTTCTTGTCGTTTCAGAGCCAAGTCATTGACGTCCTGAACAACCAACTTCTCGCCGAGTTTGTCTAGGCCATATTTAATTCCACTTGAGATGGCTTCAATTGAAACATAGCGGCCGATGTCTTCTTCCGTAAATGGAGACTCCCGATCACCGTGGGCAAACCGTTGAGGGTAGCCATCGACGAATTCCTGGGTGACCTTACCATCCTTCACCAAGCCAGAGGGGGAAGTGAAGTTTAACTCCGGCATAGTCAACGGCTTTTGTGGCTCAATACCAAACATCTCAAACATGTTGCGCACTCGGTGGAGTAGACGAGCAAGTACAAGTTGGTCGATTTCTTTCGGATATTGGCCTAAGCGAACGATCTCCTCCCAGTCTCTTTGCTGGAAGTAAGACATTCGGCGAACGATCCATTTGGCATCATCTAGTCCACAAGATTGGAAGGTGGCGGCCGACTCGTGGGTTAATACGATTTCGTCAGATTGGAGGTGGGCAAATTTTGGGGAAAAGCGGTTTACTGATTCAGGAACGTCTACCAACACAAAGGGAACAATCAATGCGCGAAAGGCACGGTATTGGCCAAGGTTTAGGACCTGGCCCCTTTGGCTGGGCTCTTCCGGGTTGGGGACAAAGGCCCAGTGGACATCAAAATACTCGTGTCTTGCAGGCTCAAGAGTGGCATTTGAGAAGGTTAGGGTGAACTTTTTCTCGTCTTTGTTAGTGATCCACTTGCGATCTTCAAAGTCATTAATGGATTCTTCCTGTGAGACGCGCAGAAACTCGTCCATTTCCTCTTTGTCTTTAAACTGCAGGGTGATGTTGTTGTAGAATTTGGGTGAAGTTACTAGGTAACCTAATTTGCGTAGCAGAGCTGCGCGCATGAGCATCGCCTGAGTGTAGCGGCTGATGGCGAAGCGAAAATATCTACCAGGATTCTTGGGATCTTGGACTCGGGCCATATAGGTAAAGCGGTTGTAGGCTTCATCTTTAATGTAGCGAACGGTAGCACCGTTAGCTGGATAATTATGAGAGGCCTCATCACTGCCAACCAGAGCTTTTGGCTCCCACAGCCTGTGTTTGTCCGATTTTGGGTTGTAGACGCTGGTGTCTTGACCCTTGGCCAACATTCCCGAAACCCGCCCATGACTGATGGGTTTTCCGTCACTGTCGACGAGGTCGATGGCCGGTTTGGAAACCACATTAGGATTTTTGGACAGGGACAAAGCAATGGCAAAGGCGGTTTGAGACATTCCCACAAGAGCGAGCAGGCTCACGAGCAATTTCAATTTTTGCATATCGACCGTTCTCCAGTTATCTGGCACTTTTGCTGCACACTGTCATAGGCCTGTAGAAAGGGCAAGTGGGTGGGTAAGAATTACCTGAGTGTTCAGGACCTAATCAGGGAGAAAAACCAAATATTTTAGAATATTTAGCCACTTGGGACTAAATGGTGGAGGTCTAAAAATCGACCTGGATAAAAAACATTTCACCGGGACTCACGGAATCTTAACCGGTGTCTGCGGGGGTGTTATGACCGATGCATCATCAATTCTAAAACGAGGGAGAGACAATGTTTCACTTGGCACGGGTGGTACTTGGTGCGGTCACTTTGGCTGCGACAGGACTGGCGATAGCATCGGTTCAGGTTGTTCCGGAAAAATTGGTTAAGACATTCGATGGCAGAAAAGCGACCTGTCAGGGCAAGGGTGATGTTCACCGTGATGGTGGATTTGCCTACCGACTTTTTGGCTATGATGCACAAATGATTGGCGCAAATGAAGTCTCGATTAGCTACTCTTTTTTGCCGGTCAAATGTATCGAGAAAAATCCTGGTCAGTTTGCTTTTGTCAGCCTGACAGAGAGCTTGGATACACCGATCGTCTATGAATACAACACAGGGGAGGGCAAGATACAGGTAATGACGAAGAAAGAGGACTTTCACTTTCTGCTGTGGAACCCCACCATGTCCGCAAAAGATGCCAAGACAGCTTCGGTGGGCACTAAGCCTGGAGTCCAGAAGGTTTCCTTCGTTGTGGGTTTGGAAGAAATCCTAACTGCCGATGCCTACCAGGCCATTTGGACTCGGGGTGAGGACGTGCATAATCGAGTGGAGACTTTCTTACGTTGGATGAGTTCTTCTGAAGGTAGTAACGGAACCAAAGTGAGCCCCTACATTCGGGCCGGTGGTTCATTTTATCTTACGATGAAATTCTTCCGCGACCATGCGGGTGTCCTGCAAGTAGAACTAGTTAAATAGTCAGGTCTATTGGTGAAACGAATCCTGCTCGCCTTCTGGTTGTGTATCAAAGGGAAGGCGAGCAATGGTATCGAGAAGCTTGCTCAGGCCCTGGTGGCCTGGGTGGTAAAACAACCCTTCTTCAAGAATCGCGCGGGCACGCTTCAGCTGATTCATTTGAATAAGGGCCTCGGCGGCGATGTGGTAGGCGCTGCCATAGGCCGGGTGCTCACTGCGGATTTTGTGAGCAACGGATAGGGCCTCTTTAAATTGAGCCTGTTGGAGGTAGGTTTCCCCCAATATGACCCCGGAGGCGTAGTAGCCCTTGCTGTCCGGGTACATCATGGCCTCCTTTAGGACGTCGATCAGGTCTGCTGTCTTTCGACTCTTAATTGCCCCCATGATTTCCTGATCAATTTTCTTAAACAAAAGATCTCTTTTTTCAGTACTGAGGCGGCTTTCATACCAGGCCGAAAGCCTTTGATCAGAGCTCTTTAGGCCAAGATTATCCCGTGAGCGCCTCAGTTCTTCAAAAAGCTGCAAATGACTTTGTGAAAACTGCGTCGGCATTCCGGAAACAAGAAATTCAAGCATCTGCTCAGGCGGAGTCCCCTCGAAGGTCTCAAGTAGGTTTTCCAGCCGGCCTTTGGCAAGAATCGTGGCAAGGTCCAAGGAGACCAAGCGGTCCATGCTGGTGAAAAGATCCAGAGGAATTGCAGTTTCCAAATAAAGGTTGTCGTCAGAGTGGGCGGGAATGTGAGAGTACCCCAAGTTTTGCAAGTGACGGGTATCGCCATAAAAAAGGCCAAGAAGATCTTCGGGGGAAGTTAGGTCTTCGGCGGCCAGCAATCCCGCCACCTTTTCATTGGTAAATAGACTGACTAACTGGGAATAAGTAAGACTCGGTTCCCCCTGGCAGCCGATGAGAACCGTGTTTTCCCCGTCAATGAAAAGATAACTTTGAGGGAATGCCAGCAAAAATGACCGAAGAGCCGAGTAATAGGTGGACAAAGACAGACCAGACCCTTGAATCCACTGACTGAAAACGCCCTTGGGTTTTAGGCGTTTTTTTACCTCGTCGTAAAACTCGGTCGAATACAAGCTGCCGCCACCACTGAGGAAAGGACTGGATGGGTCCGAGGTAATGAGGTCGTACTGATCTGTAGAGTAGCGCAGGTGAGTGCGACCGTCTTCAAGGATAAGATTGGTTCGCGGATCATTGAGTGGCCTTTGGTTGATGTAGGAGAAAAACCGACTCCCTTTGACCACAGAAGGTTCTAGCTCAAGGACATCCAGGCGCTTTAAAGATGGATGAGCCAGTAGGTGACCGGCAGTAATGCCCGTTCCCAGACCAATGACCATCGCGGACTCAGCAGCAGCGTTGAAAATAAAGGGAAGGTGAGCCAAAAGAGCCAAATGCCTACGGGTTCCAAATCCAGATCCGGCCACAACCCGGCCCGAAATTTTTAGATTGATTCTCCCCAAATTAGCCTCGTTGGCGATCACGGCAACTGTGCCGTGTAGTCCCTCTTCGTGGTGCAAAAGGATGGATACCGGAGACTCTCTTTCATCAATAAAGGCCTCGATGCCACCCTGGCCCTTCATGTTCATAAACAGGCCTT from Pseudobdellovibrionaceae bacterium encodes the following:
- a CDS encoding S8 family serine peptidase; its protein translation is MKTLNILIVALMTALGASAQAEVLATLFPKQGAQNPPKALWNRVLLDRRVLTSQPMFSSGELMIMKKIKMDRFLGVRILTFKDEATLKSLKLDIAREGLPFILDFNDLRGELASAEPFEHLQWALDNRGEAQNLELDFMTAQKVPAVKPSVSKEDINIGQKSDGRKKVRVAILDTGIDPTHPDLHSRTVRRPSECKALAEFEKCLETEDESVKCPEVDIPECKDGTADRTFCDDRKAKLCRNARRSFCEKTWFDLKNPLVDQDKNGYPLDCYGWSVVGNVNFAGIIGKPDFDDVKGHGTHVAGLIAADNKNGVGISSCSDSAEIIPVQVLTEAPLEPIKPLSFGISPNEKEPGQTRRPVRVLGDMVARGLIYAIHAGAQIVNFSLGWPQNRDSEFMREVVAEAQKRGILIIAAAGNDSTQALLRPCSYPGVICVAAHGPDGAISHFSNYGIGVDMAAPGLNILSTWPMAKRPIRFRQDWGYEFLHGTSQAAPLVACMAAELLSRPGITSKDVYPRLISGVRPHRNPLKLVGGMPHHDSGPRESNPYRQALYKKWTLSGNVDFLGALNAKPQPLILPATKEKVAIYWDRRAKRFEIPINLRNFWKATTAKVDVEVKPVSSGPTAVRPRITSVRASKSGGTWYGAESSIEAATREYKVAFEIDDTDQAKDSRIPSEIDLEVQVSIGGHHHRTFQVGAEIIVLVDPVKPLPGMIQIPIENVPDGSFDRLPIAHYYDQHPQFVDYILFQYTKEKWTFNLFSQGGRRDPKKDPYSVTSKAVVDASPIEGIYYDDTSRVDVDFDGQSEYVISIMDIRDRLNPPKASPVTIMYFDRNMKLIKRTEYDSEIAQFPNNPTTQMQWMKMGNRKVPSWLGWGKDPNKKWGLRELWENPDKDEAGEIRFYYLDNEDKLQTVGEHEEYNIVDTLAPKMGDTLAGRVPVLMAKPRGKENAQSYIVDFAIANVVDGEIKDFKKLNFFEKGLNYRNLLDTRVDSIFSTDIGDDLYAGTFWFGPGNLKETRISALIRSETSFMDHDIAALRGEVDAALWARYAYYGKSGLSAFVLTNTEIQFHDLTRDQATWTSLNRYTFYPDYFTSNSNVPFLVRDRFRKSYLPSLFTTEGSGFSRGVRFLVPYYDTKGNLVELVAPAKLRLQSQRGCVPLDLPLWAGSEGRIYLDYYCKDSLIRVPLDF
- a CDS encoding fused MFS/spermidine synthase, which produces MALVVVCLFLTGFTSLVLEVAWARAFTPILGSSLYATATVLAGFMAGLALGAWLISRWQGALHRPLRTFAFIQMAIGLIGAMSIPLLEWTSPLYTYIYQLGGEGSLTFLGLRFLVVSLQLGLPVILMGMLLPLASTLFQQSRMEHGSAWTSVLYGATTTGAVLGALLSGFLLLPRFGIATTCLIVGVVDIVVGIVIYWRLRHSSPSLSSDLPPIAKPRVTKRVRGIEMLIFVSGFSAMSLEISWFRMLSNVFGATVHAFSIMLGVFLLGIAIGSFAASRLVRHSRYSSLEGLYLFGMAGLLALISSAFINELPIWYAQLYWQLSAGESYFGYFFSQFLVTAAVVFPSTFCFGSVFPYLLKIHLGNSKSMSLYVSAGRLYAFNTLGGILGIVLTGLALLPQFGVSKSLLISTTIMIIASFVLAGAYLNQISHRRKFKAVATMSSLALIAAVALPRHDPLLTSQGLFMNMKGQGGIEAFIDERESPVSILLHHEEGLHGTVAVIANEANLGRINLKISGRVVAGSGFGTRRHLALLAHLPFIFNAAAESAMVIGLGTGITAGHLLAHPSLKRLDVLELEPSVVKGSRFFSYINQRPLNDPRTNLILEDGRTHLRYSTDQYDLITSDPSSPFLSGGGSLYSTEFYDEVKKRLKPKGVFSQWIQGSGLSLSTYYSALRSFLLAFPQSYLFIDGENTVLIGCQGEPSLTYSQLVSLFTNEKVAGLLAAEDLTSPEDLLGLFYGDTRHLQNLGYSHIPAHSDDNLYLETAIPLDLFTSMDRLVSLDLATILAKGRLENLLETFEGTPPEQMLEFLVSGMPTQFSQSHLQLFEELRRSRDNLGLKSSDQRLSAWYESRLSTEKRDLLFKKIDQEIMGAIKSRKTADLIDVLKEAMMYPDSKGYYASGVILGETYLQQAQFKEALSVAHKIRSEHPAYGSAYHIAAEALIQMNQLKRARAILEEGLFYHPGHQGLSKLLDTIARLPFDTQPEGEQDSFHQ